The nucleotide window CACATAGAAAATGATTGATGACATCTGGCCCACAGAAAGTCAGCCTGGATGTCAGAAAAGCCAGCAGGGAAATGGCCAGAAAtcctcccagccaggagctgagtgCCAGCCGAACAGAGAGGACACTGCTCATGAGGGAGCAGTACCTCAGGGGGTAGCATATGGCTAAGTAGCGGTCATAGGCCATGACAGACAGGAGAAAACACTCAGTGGAGCctagagagagaagaaagaataattGGAGGATGCAGACACTGAAGGAGATGGTCTGGCTAGTCCCCAGCATAACTCCTATGGCTTTGGGAACAACACCCGTAGTGTACCAGATCTCCAGAAAGGAGAGATTACAGAGGAAAAAGTACATTGGGGTGTGTAGGTTGCTGCTTCTCCACACAAGGGCTATAATGGATGCATTGCCTATTACTGTCAGGGTGTACATGAGTGCAAATACCACCACAAAGGAGACTCGGAATTGCCATGTGCCTGGAAAGCCAAGAAGGATGAATTCTTCCACACTTGTCCCATTTGCCATGTCCTTCCAAATGTTGAGGTCCgtctgcaaagaaagaaaaatttctgtgaaaGTTTGCACACTTGTCCTGGTCCCTCAGATGCTACaagtagtgaaaaaaaaaaatcactatcCGTGAAAATGCAATTGGTGCACAGCATGGGAAAATGGCATCTGTCCTATGTTAAAATTGTCAGAGAAATCCTTCCCTGATGCAACACATTTGGACAACTAGATCAAACCCTAAAAACCAGGCATACCCCAACAAATGAACACTTGGGGAAGTATTTATCAGAACGTGCACCTCCTTTACAGCATGGGAAATGTAGCCACTACTTTGAGATTAAAATCCCACTTAGGAAACTATGGACAACAGGCTGAGGCACTCCAGCTATGGCAAAAGTTTACAAGTAGGAAGAGAATAACATAACCTGTAGTCTCCAAGGCAGGCAATACATTTGCTGATGTGTGCTATCAGCAAATGCAATTGAAGAATACAAATACTCTCATGATAATATGACACCACAAGAGATTTTTTCACCTCTTCTATGGCAATTTATTACAAGGGATTGAgactgagctgcagccacatAGGGCAGCAGGTTAGTATGACCGTCACTACTCAAGGTCTCCtatatttgctttcttccaaGCCTCAGAACAGGAAgcttttgcaaatatttccatttccctcACTCATGTCTGCTTCTCAGCATAGCTACTAGGGGTACAATTCACCTCTTTGTAATTTTACCGTCTCAGAGTCAGGGGAAGGATTTCTGCTTACCAAACTAAAATATCTACAGTGAAATACTATCTCAGCTCCTCAGCTTACACCCCTTCTTCcttcacagacagaaaaaaagcatgatGGAGACATGGCTCATTTTGTCTTATAAACATGGCTAAAAGCCCTCTAGAAGTGCCAGGTTGTCTCTGAGGTCTAAGGCAGGAGTCTAGTAAGCACCTGGATGTTAGACATCTCAACTTGGGCAGAAATATTCAATCTCAGTGACTGAAGGCAAAATCCTCTGAGTTTAATCCCATTAAAAGTACCTCTGATTAACTGTTCCTGCAGACAAGGGAACGGTTCTCTAGAGAACTGATCTTCAGGTGGATGTGGAAGAGAGATGGACTAAATCACCATCTGAAacatctttttctcttcctccacaGCAATATATACCAGAAAACTTAAAGAGCAAAGAAATCTCCCTTAAATCAGGTCTCCTTAAACATGCATTGGAAGTCTGTGCTATACATCTTGGGCAGGCTTCACTCACCAGGTTTGCCTGTGGAAATGATCCAAATGACATTTTCTCATGCACTGTCCTCCCAAGGTTGCCATGGTCCCCTTGGCTAGTGGAGAGCATTGGAAAGTGGTAGATTTATTGGGGGTAACTGGATTCAGATGAAGGTGTGTGGATGAGCAGCTCTCCCCTTGGTGATTCACTTCCAGCCGATGGCAACTGCCTGACCTGGTTTCCTCTCCATCCAGTAGGATCTGACAGCTTCCACTGCTGATCTTTTCCCTCTCACAGCCACCACTGTAATTCCACTAAAGGGAGctttgtgtgcacacacacaaagtgTAAACTCTCTTCAGCTTAGCTTCATATAGTGAGATCATACACTAGAGTGTGCCAGCATCATTAGCCTAAGAACATCCCCACACCCACCTCATTAACACAATGAATCTCCAGCTGGCCACGCCTAGGAgactgttttctgttttccctctggTGTGCCCCAGGGAGTTTGACCTCTGGGAGGTCTTAGATGAATAGTACTCTCTCTTGGCACAGGCCAATTAAAGAACAGCAATGCAATTCCCTAAGGGGCTGCTCGGCTGGGTGCTTGCCTCCTACCTGCTGCTGTGGTATGAGAAACTTGTCTGGAACTCAGCTGACATGGAGATGTCTGAAATAGTCATGTTCCAAGAGACTGGATGTGTCAAGTATTTGGTGGTGGATACTAAGGTGGCCGTGCAACCTTAGGGTGGGAAGTAACTAAAGGCAACTGGGCACATGAATACAGAGACTGTAAGGTAAGGGATTCACCTACCTTCATTTCAGAGCCTTTAAATGCAGTTAGGGCCTCTGTCTTAAGCTTTAATTGAAGAACTAAGTAAAGGTGTAAGTTCAAAATCAGACAACATATTAGTAGGGGAAAATTTATTTCCCCTGACTCAGAAAAGATGTCTTCTGTAGAGGTACTCATCTTTGCTCCATTCATCATCAGCTGAGAGAAATAGGCACTCTGAAGCCTTAGTTCAACCCTTACAAAAATATGATCTCTTACAGATCAGGCAATACAGGCCTTACTGACACCTATATTTCTTCTGTTGACACTTAAGATAAACTAGTCAGCTGGCTTagaccacacacacacaaatacaaacACTTCTCATCTTCCAGACATTTTGAGTTAGAAACTCAAAGACTCCAGAGAGTCTTCCTGCACTATCCAGGACCACTACACAGGTGTTGGACTTGACAGAGACATTTTCTGCAAGTCCTATGTCCCAGGCTTCAGTGTGTTTGAGAGAAAACTGACCTGTACTTGGTGTGAGGTGGAGATGCAGCTAATGGGAGTAAAGCACTCAGCTTGAGCCTATTTGCTGACCACAATCCATCTCCCCACTATCTATCTGTCCTATCCATGGAAATGGGTGTGGGGTTTAGCCATGGGAGGGAGGTGTTGGAGTATGGGTTCACTTGTTATTGCTTAATGAAGGAAGCCATGCACACATGACCAGGTATGCAGGCCCTGCTGTGAGCTTGTCCTAGTTGAGTTCAGAGGCCACCACTGGTCAGCTGCAGGATTTGTGTCTCCAGAAAGTTGATTCATGCCATTTTCTGTGCACACCTGCTTTGGGATGGGGTAAGTCCCCTGAGTGATCTTATCTCCCATCACTGACTGTGGGAAGAGTTTACAGAGTCTGTTAGAGCTGGTCCTGAAGGTGAGTTATACTCCCCATCTTCAGGGCATGCTCTGAGACCAAGGAGTCATATCTGAGCAGAAATGTTGGAAGGCTGAGCCTGATCCCTGCTGTCTATGGAGAAGTCAGGGATGTCTTCCTCAGCTCCAAGGGACAGTGCCTCAAAGGGCcccatttctgtatttcccaCCCTCCCCTTCCTCTGGGAATAATCAATGATCCATTTGTGTCCCCATCTTTTTCTCCACCACCCATGGCAATGCCTTTTGGTCTCAGCAACTTGAGACAAGGACACCAAAAAAGAATTACATGGAGGCTGAGGGTGAGATGCAGAAAGCTTTATTGTCATTGAAATGGGAAATGAGTTCCCTTATAGAGGAGGCTactggtggtggtggtgggagaCCACATGTAACCGTGGAAAGTCTGTGCCCACTTTGGCACAGAGAGAGCCACTAGAGAGCCAACAGGGCATCCATTTGCCTgccccaccatgggcaggggtTAGCAGATTCCCCAGAGAGGCTCTGAAAGTCTTACAGTCCAGAAGTATGGAAGCAAGAGAGAGGTGGGGGAGAGAGGGTAATGCAAGGAAAGCAAACAGTGGCCATGGTTTCAGAGAGCCCCACCTGCCCTCCTTCAGAAGGGCAGCATTGGTTGCTCAGCACCTCTGAATTTGATGGCCAGGAGCTCTGTCCTCAGTCCAGCATCAGCTTCTGGGTTCCTGGGGGTCCTCATGagggctgcaccaggggcttTATCACGGACGGCATCTGCTGCCACTGTAGCGGTTGGTGATGCAGGAGAGGTCAAAGCCCCCAGAGTTGATGGGCACTCCATcacagctgaggatgctgccaacagcagcagaagtggagGATCCCACCACAgtgttctgtgggaaggagctgaggatggggccaggcagggtcaccACCACAGGTGAGGGCTGGATGGCCACATGggagtcctggcactgcctgacacagggctcattgcagctgttggccagcggg belongs to Oenanthe melanoleuca isolate GR-GAL-2019-014 chromosome 27, OMel1.0, whole genome shotgun sequence and includes:
- the LOC130264198 gene encoding olfactory receptor 6F1 is translated as MLSTSQGDHGNLGRTVHEKMSFGSFPQANLTDLNIWKDMANGTSVEEFILLGFPGTWQFRVSFVVVFALMYTLTVIGNASIIALVWRSSNLHTPMYFFLCNLSFLEIWYTTGVVPKAIGVMLGTSQTISFSVCILQLFFLLSLGSTECFLLSVMAYDRYLAICYPLRYCSLMSSVLSVRLALSSWLGGFLAISLLAFLTSRLTFCGPDVINHFLCDIDSCLALSCSDTRPVELATFLISIIVVVASCVVTLVSYMYIISSILRIQSAHGRKKAFSTCSAHLTVVTIWYGSTMFLYVKPSAQNSLDLNKIVNTFNTVVTPLLNPFVYTLRNKEVKLALGRAFRKK